One window of Nicotiana tomentosiformis chromosome 11, ASM39032v3, whole genome shotgun sequence genomic DNA carries:
- the LOC104106249 gene encoding protein TWIN LOV 1-like: protein MESEKGMIEHSFDCYSAGFQESLDDLSDNFTITDPYISGNPIVYASKGFLEMFGYSKYEVIGRNGRIFQGPKTNRRSVMEIREAIREERTIQISLLNYRKDGTPFWMLFHMCPVFGEKDGRLIHFLGVQVPILRRAKQSRVGIMENGVNLCQDGAVCRESVLRCYRKEDYYNSIMKFERELSLASGSGSDLTGVDAEGPCDASDLEKRKASASVNSIQTVLTHYSESTCRPVHGNQCSPSGMGLLRASLNRSLGRIKQSFVLTDANLPDMPIVYASDSFLNLTGFSRDEVLGHTYASTQFRIKECIQNEQPCNLRMLNYRKDGTSFWLHISPVRNASGKVAYLVAVESEDNSETKEKKGLRQHGVVAAVKVAVRGFSMGVSTC from the exons ATGGAATCAGAAAAGGGTATGATTGAACATTCATTTGATTGTTACTCAGCAGGGTTCCAAGAATCTCTTGATGATTTGTCCGATAATTTCACGATTACTGATCCTTACATTTCTGGTAACCCCATTGTGTATGCTTCAAAGGGGTTCTTGGAAATGTTTGGATATTCAAAGTATGAGGTGATTGGGAGGAATGGCAGGATATTTCAGGGTCCTAAGACTAATAGAAGATCGGTTATGGAGATTCGTGAGGCAATTCGAGAGGAAAGGACTATACAAATCAGCTTGTTAAATTATAGGAAAGATGGGACACCATTTTGGATGTTGTTTCATATGTGTCCTGTTTTTGGTGAGAAGGATGGGAGGTTGATTCATTTTTTGGGAGTTCAAGTCCCTATCTTGAGGAGAGCAAAGCAATCTAGAGTTGGAATCATGGAAAATGGAGTAAATTTATGTCAAGATGGAGCTGTCTGTCGAGAGTCTGTATTAAGGTGTTATAGGAAGGAAGATTATTACAATTCAATCATGAAATTTGAACGGGAACTATCTCTTGCTTCAGGTTCAGGTTCAGATTTGACAG GAGTAGATGCTGAGGGGCCTTGTGATGCAAGTGATCTAGAGAAGAGAAAAGCCAGCGCTTCTGTTAACAGCATACAGACTGTGCTAACACACTACAGTGAATCAACATGCAGACCGGTCCATGGGAACCAATGCTCTCCGTCTGGGATGGGTCTGCTCAGAGCATCCTTAAATAGATCTCTTGGTAGAATCAAACAAAGCTTTGTACT AACTGATGCAAACTTACCTGATATGCCAATTGTCTATGCAAGTGATTCCTTCCTAAATTTAACAG GCTTTTCCAGAGACGAAGTGTTGGGCCATACATATGCAAGCACACAATTTCGG ATAAAAGAATGCATCCAAAACGAACAACCATGTAACCTACGCATGTTAAATTACAG AAAAGACGGAACCTCATTTTGGCTTCACATATCACCAGTCCGGAATGCTTCAGGAAAG GTTGCATACTTGGTTGCTGTTGAGAGTGAAGATAATAGCGAGACTAAGGAGAAAAAGGGGTTAAGGCAGCATGGCGTTGTTGCTGCTGTAAAAGTTGCTGTGAGAGGCTTTTCAATGGGTGTGAGCACATGCTAG